DNA sequence from the Actinomycetota bacterium genome:
CCAGCGCCTACGCCCACACCGAGGTGACCGCCCTGGTCCTGTCCGAGGGCGGCCTGGGGCGGCTCTGCGCCGACGACCCGCCGACCGGGCTGGCCGTGCTCCGGGCCCTGGGCCGCGACGCCGCCGCCAAGGCCCGGGAGACCCGCGGCCATCTCGAGGAGTACGTGTTCGCGGCCGACATCGACCCGGCCGTCGACGAGGCCGTGGCCCGGGCCGCGGCCGCCCAGGCCGAGCTGGCCGGCTGGCCCGAGGACCGGGTGGAGGCGCTGCTGGACGACGTTGCCGGCGCCGTCGCCGGCCAGGCCGGGACGCTGGCCGCGGCCACCGTGGCCGAGACGGGGATCGGCAACGTCGCCGACAAGACCTTCAAGAACCGCTTCGCCAGCCTGGAGGTGAACCGGACCCTCCAGGGCCGCCCCGGGATCGGCCCCCGCCCCCCCGGCGACCGCGGCGTCACCGAGATCGCCAGCCCCGTCGGGGTGGTGCTCGGCCTGATCCCGATGACCAACCCGGTGGCCACCCTGGTCTTCAAGACCCTGATCTGCCTCAAGTCCCGCAACGCCCTGATCGTCAGCCACCACCCGGCCGCCGCCGGGGTCGGCGCCCGCACCGTGACCCTCATCGGGGAGGTGCTGGCCGCCCACGGGGCGCCGGTGGCGCTGCTCCAGTCGGTCGAGCGGGCCAGCCGCACCCGGACGGCCATGTTCATGCGCCACCCCCAGGTGGCGCTGATCCTGGCCACCGGCGGCACGGCCATGGTCCGGGCCGCCTACAGCTCGGGCACCCCGGCCATCGGCGTTGGCTCGGGCAACGTGCCCGCCCTGGTCTGCGCCGACGCCGACCCGGTGGCGGCGGCCGGCGCGGTGGTCGAGAGCAAGGCCTTCGACCACGGCATCGTCTGCGGCTCCGAGGACAAC
Encoded proteins:
- a CDS encoding aldehyde dehydrogenase family protein, translated to MQVQPQRSALGVRDPAVLEPYLERRRYAGGQRIMAQGTPGTECYLITGGEVRLEVERPDFDSDGVIAYLGPGMLCGEFSLLDGQPRSASAYAHTEVTALVLSEGGLGRLCADDPPTGLAVLRALGRDAAAKARETRGHLEEYVFAADIDPAVDEAVARAAAAQAELAGWPEDRVEALLDDVAGAVAGQAGTLAAATVAETGIGNVADKTFKNRFASLEVNRTLQGRPGIGPRPPGDRGVTEIASPVGVVLGLIPMTNPVATLVFKTLICLKSRNALIVSHHPAAAGVGARTVTLIGEVLAAHGAPVALLQSVERASRTRTAMFMRHPQVALILATGGTAMVRAAYSSGTPAIGVGSGNVPALVCADADPVAAAGAVVESKAFDHGIVCGSEDNLVVDAGIATPFLAALEAAGAAVCSEEEAARVAAAVFDPGDGHLRREALGQPAQAIATAAGVGRDRPVRVLVLPLALDQVDGPLGREKLAPLLSLFRVPGTEEGLAVCQRLLANQGAGHTAVIHTGDQALQQRFAEEVPASRILVNGPATHGCIGVGNGLTPSLTLGCGTFGGNSTTDNVTYTNLLNIKRLARPFIGSG